The following proteins come from a genomic window of Metarhizium brunneum chromosome 2, complete sequence:
- the betB gene encoding NAD/NADP-dependent betaine aldehyde dehydrogenase, whose product MTFATEIHTFHSGRPQPQTSSSSSTFKSIDPTTGEPLATIYTTTPAQLNDAVAAARAAFPVWSQTPAPKRAAILLRAAALLRERNDALALTETLDTGKAWCETSTVDVVTGADVLEYYAQFIAGGLPGQHTRLRQDAYILTTHEPLGVCAGIGAWNYPIQIALWKSAACLAAGNCMVYKPSEVTPLHGNTLAQIYVEAGLPAGVFNVVYGDGPAVGAPLVAHPDIAKVSFTGQVSTGSKVASEAVKSMKSVTMELGGKSPVVILPDADVDEAADVAMAANFFSTGQVCTNGTRVFVPDTLLAAVEKALVQRCREGIRMGLPRDEKTNFGPVVSAAQRDKINMYIKHGKDVDRAKVLYDGSVDSQKDKPTPGGFWVPPVIFTNCTDNMRVAREEIFGPVMCVLPYKVAGKSREDWVAEVVRRANDTPMGLAAGVVSSDVGLAQDVLRQLDAGITWINTWGESPAEMPVGGWKMSGIGLENGHEGIQAYMRVKSTLVQLGKGACKGMFAKL is encoded by the coding sequence ATGACATTCGCAACCGAGATTCACACCTTCCACTCCGGCAGACCACAGCCTCAaacctcctcttcctcttcgacATTCAAATCCATCGACCCGACCACCGGCGAGCCTCTTGCAACCATCTACACCACCACTCCCGCGCAGCTCAATGACGCCGTCGCTGCTGCGCGAGCAGCTTTCCCCGTCTGGTCGCAGACCCCGGCACCCAAGCGAGCTGCCATTCTCCTCCGCGCTGCTGCTCTCCTGCGCGAGCGCAACGACGCACTCGCCCTCACCGAGACTCTCGACACGGGCAAGGCCTGGTGTGAGACGTCCACTGTCGACGTAGTCACTGGTGCCGACGTCCTCGAGTACTACGCCCAGTTCATTGCTGGTGGCCTTCCCGGCCAGCATACCCGCCTCCGCCAGGATGCATATATTCTGACGACTCACGAGCCACTGGGTGTTTGTGCGGGTATTGGCGCGTGGAATTATCCAATTCAAATTGCGCTGTGGAAGTCGGCAGCTTGCTTGGCCGCCGGCAACTGCATGGTATACAAGCCCAGCGAAGTTACGCCTCTGCATGGAAACACCCTGGCACAGATTTACGTCGAGGCTGGTTTGCCCGCTGGcgtgttcaatgttgtctaCGGCGATGGTCCCGCCGTTGGCGCGCCGCTGGTTGCCCACCCCGACATTGCCAAGGTGAGCTTCACCGGCCAGGTCAGCACCGGCAGCAAGGTAGCCAGCGAGGCTGTCAAGAGCATGAAGAGCGTCACCATGGAACTCGGCGGCAAGAGTCCCGTTGTGATTCTCCCCGACGCCGATGTCGACGAAGCGGCTgacgtcgccatggccgccaacttcttctccacCGGTCAAGTCTGCACCAACGGCACCCGCGTCTTTGTTCCAGACACCttgctcgccgccgtcgaaaAGGCCCTTGTCCAGCGCTGCCGCGAAGGCATACGCATGGGCCTGCCCCGCGATGAAAAGACCAACTTCGGCCCCGTCGTCAGCGCCGCCCAACGCGACAAGATCAACATGTACATCAAGCATGGCAAGGACGTTGACCGCGCCAAGGTCCTCTACGACGGTTCTGTCGATTCCCAAAAGGACAAGCCCACCCCGGGCGGTTTCTGGGTCCCCCccgtcatcttcaccaaCTGCACCGACAACATGCGGGTGGCTCGTGAGGAAATCTTTGGTCCTGTAATGTGCGTCCTGCCGTACAAGGTGGCGGGTAAGTCTCGGGAGGACTGGGTGGCAGAGGTGGTTCGACGAGCAAACGACACGCCCATGGGTCTTGCTGCTGGTGTGGTGTCGAGTGATGTTGGTCTTGCGCAGGACGTGCTGAGACAGCTGGATGCGGGCATCACCTGGATTAATACGTGGGGTGAGTCACCGGCGGAAATGCCTGTGGGAGGATGGAAGATGAGTGGTATCGGATTGGAGAATGGGCACGAAGGCATCCAGGCGTATATGAGAGTCAAGAGTACCTTGGTGCAGTTGGGCAAGGGCGCCTGCAAAGGGATGTTTGCCAAGTTGTAA